CCTCGACGTCCTGCGGACCGGCGCCGCGCGGTCCGACGGCGTGATCAGCCTGGCGTTCGGCAGCGACTACAGCACCGAGGACGCTCTCGCCCGGTCGATCGTGGAAGAGAGCGCCGCGATGACGGCGCTGGGTGAGGAACTGGCCGGCAGCGACCGCCCGATCGTCACCGTCTCGGGCACGCCGTGGGTGCCGGGCCGGACCGCGACCGAAGCCGATCCGCTGCCCGTCGAGGGGCCCGTGGGCGGCCGCGGCCGCTCGGTCAACGCGCTGCTGGCGCTGGCCTCGCGCGGGGTCCGCGCGACCGCTGTCCGGATGCCGCGCACGGTCCACAACGAGGGCACCGGCGGGTTCGCCGGCCTGCTGACGATTCAGGCGCGCCGGGCCGGTGTGGCCGGCTACCCCGGCGACGGCACCCAGCGCTGGCCCGCGGTGCACGCCCGCGACGCTGCGGTGCTGTTCCGGCTGGCCCTGGAGTCGGCACCGGCCGGAACGGCCTGGCACGCGGTGGCCGACGAGGGCGACGCGGTCCGCGACATCGCCGCCGTGATCGGCAGGCGCCTCGGCCTGCCGGTCGAGCCGGTGCCACAGGAGAACTTCGGCCCGTTCGGCCCGATCTTCGCCCTGGACCAGCCCGCCTCCAGCGCCCACACCCGCGAGGCCCTGGGCTGGCGGCCCACCCGCCCCAGCCTTCTCCAGGACCTGGAAAACATCCAGCCGTGAGCGCCCGCCGCACCACCGGAGCCGCCCGGTGACCGCCGGCCTCGATCCCGAACTCGCCACCGCGCTGGCCGCCGTTCCCCGTCAGCCCAACGGATCCCTGCTGGATCTGACCGACATTCCCGCGCTGCGCAAGGTTCTCGACGACGCGGCCGCGCACCACGCGGGCCCCCAGCCGGATCCGCGGGTCGCGGTGACCACGCGCACCGTGACCCGGCCCGACACCACCCACGCTCGACATCGTCGTGTTCCGCCCACGGAACGCGCCGGGCGGCGGGGCATCGATCCGGCCCGGATCGGCATCGCCGGGGCCAGCGGCGGCGGAGCGCCCGCCGCCCGCTACGACGTCTTCCGCGACGAGGACATCGCCTTCGCCGCACGGCTCATGGCCGCCGACGTCCCCGTCGAACTGCACGTCTACCCGCATGCCTTCCACGCCCGGGACCGCTTCGCACCCGGCGCCTGCACGGCGGGAAAAGTGGATGAGCACCCGGCGCAGGCGGGGCGCTTTCGCGGTCAGGGGCGGGTGGTGGCGATCAACCCGGTGAGCAGCGGCGACCACCGGGGGTCGGAGAGCCGGACATGCCGCAGCGCGGGATGCTCGGCGATGATCGCGGCGGAGCGCGCGTGGTACTCCGACGTGGCCGCGAGCAGCGCACTGGCGTCGCGGCGGCGCAGGGCGGTGATCATCGCCGCGCGAACGCCGGCCAGCCCGGCGGTCTGCGACGCGAGATCGCCGGGCTCGTCCACCGCGATCTGCGTGGTCACGGCCACCACGATGTGGTCGAGTGTGGCGCTGAGCGCGGACAGCAGCGGGTCGTGGGCGCAGGCGACGAATGCCTGCAGGAAGGACTCCACGGCGGCGCCCAGCTGCACCCACCGTCCCCCGCCCTGCGCCGAGATCGCCGTCACCGCATCGTCGAAGGCGTCGATGTCGGTCTCGTCGGCGGTGTCCACCGCCCTGGTGGCCGCGTACTGGTGCAGCACGCCGGAGAGCCGGACCACGTCGGCGAGCCCGGTGCGCTCGAAGCGCAGCAGGCGCCCGACCGACTGACCGACGAGCCCGGAGGTCGAGGCCGTCACGAACGCGCCGCTGCCGTGCCGGACCTCGACCATGCCCATCAGGCTCAGCGCCCGCACCGACTCGCGCACCGTGTTGACGCTGACGCCGTA
This is a stretch of genomic DNA from Amycolatopsis endophytica. It encodes these proteins:
- a CDS encoding FadR/GntR family transcriptional regulator — encoded protein: MTPASPQGAHLSRPRASEQIFADLQDRILLGEFARGERLPTERELAAAYGVSVNTVRESVRALSLMGMVEVRHGSGAFVTASTSGLVGQSVGRLLRFERTGLADVVRLSGVLHQYAATRAVDTADETDIDAFDDAVTAISAQGGGRWVQLGAAVESFLQAFVACAHDPLLSALSATLDHIVVAVTTQIAVDEPGDLASQTAGLAGVRAAMITALRRRDASALLAATSEYHARSAAIIAEHPALRHVRLSDPRWSPLLTGLIATTRP
- a CDS encoding SDR family oxidoreductase, with protein sequence MHVFVTGGTGTIGSAVVAELIETGHTVLALARSDKSAQALTDAGAEVLRGQLADLDVLRTGAARSDGVISLAFGSDYSTEDALARSIVEESAAMTALGEELAGSDRPIVTVSGTPWVPGRTATEADPLPVEGPVGGRGRSVNALLALASRGVRATAVRMPRTVHNEGTGGFAGLLTIQARRAGVAGYPGDGTQRWPAVHARDAAVLFRLALESAPAGTAWHAVADEGDAVRDIAAVIGRRLGLPVEPVPQENFGPFGPIFALDQPASSAHTREALGWRPTRPSLLQDLENIQP